The following are encoded in a window of Malassezia japonica chromosome 7, complete sequence genomic DNA:
- a CDS encoding uncharacterized protein (TransMembrane:9 (o12-29i55-74o80-101i108-127o139-164i176-197o209-228i248-268o274-294i); EggNog:ENOG503NU9Q; COG:U): MSTLSQDKWIGLMLAISSSAAIGTSFIITKKGLMDAADHSAGLASDQLSYLQNPIWWAGMATMVVGEVANFIAYTFAPPILVTPLGALSVLIGAVLASFILKERLGQLGQIGCALCLIGTVVIVVNAPEDRDIQTVDEILAYAMHWPFLFYCLFVGVFSTVMIWKVVPVYGKRTPLVYLSICSLVGSISVMSVKAFGVALKLTFNGNNQLTHISTYCFGLTVVLCIMIQMNYFNRALDQFETNVVNPIYYVMFTTSTIFASVLLFQGFNTGGAAAVSLLGGFLTTFLGVYLLNLTKSHNTDGPRPSRLSTHERGRSFSGVRRPSQERLNDSFELAPNVESHHSQPFVLDQDEGEALPRFHDIPRAV; this comes from the exons ATGAGCACGCTGAGCCAGGACAAATGGATTGGGCTGATGCTCGCCATCAGCTCGAGTGCCGCTATCGGCACGAGCTTTATCATCACAAAAAAAGGGCTGATGGACGCGGCTGATCACAGCGCAGGCCTCGCGTCCGACCAGCTGAGCTACCTACAGAACCCGATCTGGTGGGCGGGCATGGCGACGATGGTCGTCGGCGAAGTCGCCAACTTTATTGCGTATACATTTGCGCCGCCAATCCTCGTGACGCCGCTGGGGGCGCTGAGTGTGCtgatcggcgcggtgctcgcctCGTTCATACTCAAGGAGCGCCTGGGGCAGCTGGGGCAGATTGGCTGTGCACTGTGCCTGATCGGCACCGTGGTCATCGTGGTGAATGCGCCGGAAGACCGCGACATACAGACCGTGGACGAGATCCTGGCGTATGCAATGCACTGGCCGTTCCTCTTCTACTGCCTGTTTGTCGGCGTCTTTTCCACCGTGATGATCTGGAAGGTGGTGCCAGTGTACGgcaagcgcacgccgctcgtctACCTCTCCATCTGCTCGCTCGTCGGCTCGATCTCGGTGATGAGCGTCAAGGCattcggcgtcgcgcttaAGCTCACGTTCAACGGAAACAACCAGCTGACGCACATCTCGACCTACTGCTTCGGCCTGACAGTCGTGCTATGCATCATGATCCAGATGAACTACTTCAACCGCGCACTCGACCAGTTCGAGACGAACGT TGTGAATCCGATCTACTACGTCATGTTCACCACATCGACCATCTTTGCCTCGGTCCTCCTCTTTCAGGGGTTCAacacgggcggcgcagctgcagtATCGCTCCTTGGCGGATTCCTCACGACCTTCCTTGGCGTCTACCTCTTGAACCTCACCAAAAGCCACAATACAGACGGCCCACGGCCCTCGCGACTGAGCACccacgagcgcggccgctcgtTTAGCGGGGTACGGCGCCCGAGCCAAGAGCGACTCAACGACTCGTTCGAACTCGCACCAAACGTCGAGTCGCACCACTCCCAGCCTTTTGTCCTCGACCAGGACGAGGGGGAGGCCCTGCCGCGCTTCCACGACATACCCCGCGCCGTATAG
- a CDS encoding uncharacterized protein (TransMembrane:1 (o6-26i)) yields MSGFHMFLFLGAIWFVYSFVYIGCMISRRAKLDWQMSHMARTFALTNHRQMESQFPGSTKMADVEVQEGNPFVVSHKHLDNVCIQFFFCFLPDLFYTMLLSSPATVDEFEVSQYKSETTTEEI; encoded by the exons ATGAGTGGCTTTCATATGTTCTTGTTCCTAGGCGCCATTTGGTTTGTGTACTCGTTTGTCTACATCGGCTGCATGATCAGTCGACGTGCAAAACTCGA CTGGCAGATGTCGCACATGGCAAGAACAT TCGCATTGACCAATCACCGTCAGATGGAGTCCCAGTTCCCTGGCAGCACCAAAATGGCCGATGTCGAAGTCCAAGAAGGCAATCCGTTTGTGGTTAGCCACAAGCACCTGGACAACGTATGTATTCAATTTT TCTTTTGTTTCCTTCCGGATTTGTTCTACACTATGCTCTTGTCTTCGCCGGCGACAGTCGACGAGTTTGAAGTGTCGCAGTACAAGTCGGAGACCACCACGGAAGAAATCTAA
- a CDS encoding uncharacterized protein (CAZy:GT69; EggNog:ENOG503NU4M; COG:S; TransMembrane:3 (i56-75o81-103i115-136o)) yields MSNSHRPKDGGSYELDEMQDEFETEAFLPSESYVPPFSQPRRGAAHLFKDFARSPYGAIFFVALAMFAALSIYFYVPSTLFIYLVSVCFVLPLYLAIDLIRLVHRRTLPTSAGAWARLVLGLIATLYALTCAIAVLRGDAYVAPRAPPVRVENGVYNPRNETFFIASNLYNNEAILPKYRSALLQFIVDMGPSNVFVSIFENDSQDRTPALLHELDAELERLGVQRHILTVTKRKGFRRLDRIERLAYLRNQAMDPMYVSHKDGLNGRPFSKVLFLNDILFDAATIHTLLDTAGGQFDQACAIDYYSIGFYDTWVTRDQDIVRPRPLWPYFARRSDQKRVDAGEAVPVNSCWNGITAFDARWFAPPANRTGSNETEPTIAHLPLRGAVNDGDEKPARLPLHFRTSKICYASECLLSSLDMHRLARPMRPKIYVNPRAIVAYDYRDYFMYHDLVFWRIVQPWHRIWEDWVATRLFGLISDVGRKKDQCRDAFRPLWSAP; encoded by the exons ATGTCCAATTCGCACCGGCCCAAGGACGGGGGGTCgtacgagctcgacgagatgcAGGACGAGTTCGAGACGGAGGCCTTCCTTCCTAGCGAGTCGTATGTTCCCCCATTTTcgcagccgcggcgaggagctgcgcacctGTTCAAAGACTTTGCGCGGTCGCCGTACGGCGCCATCTTCTTTGTCGCCCTGGCGATGTTTGCTGCGCTCAGCATCTACTTTTACGTTCCTTCTACACTTTTTATATACCTTGTGAGCGTGTGCTTTGTGCTGCCGCTGTATCTCGCGATCGATCTCATCCGCCTGGTGCACCGGCGGACGCTGCCaacgagcgccggcgcgtgggCGCGCCTTGTGCTCGGGCTAATCGCGACGCTGTACGCGCTGACGTGTGCCAtcgccgtgctgcgtggcgatgcgtacgtcgccccccgtgcgccgccggtgcgcgtggAAAATGGGGTGTACAACCCCAGGAACGAGACGTTCTTTATTGCGTCGAATCTGTACAACAACGAGGCGATCTTGCCCAAGtaccgcagcgcgctgctgcagtTCATCGTGGACATGGGCCCAAGCAATGTGTTCGTGTCGATCTTCGAGAACGATTCGCAGGACCGAAcgccggcgctcctgcacgagctcgacgcggagctcgagcgcctcggcgtccagCGGCACATTCTCACTGTGACGAAGCGCAAAGGCTTCCGACGCCTGgaccgcatcgagcgccttgcgtaCCTGCGCAATCAGGCGATGGACCCGATGTACGTCTCGCACAAGGACGGGCTCAATGGCCGCCCGTTTTCCAAAGTCCTCTTTCTCAACGACATTCTTTTCGACGCAGCAACGATCcacacgctcctcgacacgGCCGGCGGTCAGTTTGACCAGGCGTGTGCGATCGACTACTACTCGATCGGATTCTACGACAC CTGGGTCACCCGCGACCAGGACATTGTCCGCCCCCGGCCCCTCTGGCCGTactttgcgcgccgctccgaccagaagcgcgtcgatgcgggcgaggcggtgccGGTCAACTCGTGCTGGAACGGCATCACGGCATTCGACGCGCGCTGgttcgcgccgccggcgaacCGCACAGGCAGCAACGAGACGGAGCCTACCATCGCGCACCTCCCGCTGCGGGGGGCGGTCaacgacggcgacgagaaGCCCGCGCGCCTCCCGCTGCACTTTCGCACCAGCAAGATCTGCTACGCGTCCGAGTGCCTGCTCTCTTCGCTCGACAtgcatcgcctcgcgcgcccgATGCGGCCCAAGATCTACGTAAATCCGAGGGCGATTGTCG CCTACGACTACCGCGACTACTTTATGTACCACGACCTTGTATTCTGGCGCATCGTCCAGCCATGGCACCGCATCTGGGAAGACTGGGTCGCGACACGCCTCTTTGGCCTCATCTCCGACGTGGGGCGCAAGAAGGACCAGTGCCGCGACGCATTTCGCCCGTTGTGGTCCGCCCCATAG
- a CDS encoding uncharacterized protein (TransMembrane:7 (o80-98i105-123o129-151i171-190o196-218i255-281o287-309i)) yields the protein MSSSYGAYDYGPDYGKSISDNSGYGKVNPNSGSGVSNPKSSTNAPGTTAGSGTGGPYAICIPTTGQCYAYEEFEYVDTGYLFFMCIWAVFLLVFVYYLAKRRAKLEYGILLLFSIVQFIGFAVGSVGKLHVMMVMYSVAMSIMMCLVYLLYARWARLADQCYGRQIFDLGMFHPGFIAFFLVLTAATIGVESWRYYYIWPVHVAIYFAIWVAILVAIARHRKLKGEFKYGTVATDLLEGQFVQERVIVTHPQLDIMLTILVVLASLMLLKAVFLTVIGYSWDYTNVFFQVFCVLPDLGLCVILATFGSIDLFETSQYRSGTYDSDDDLPLDSDQSSKR from the exons ATGTCCAGCTCGTATGGTGCCTATGACTACGGTCCGGACTATGGCAAGTCGATTTCAGACAATTCTGGCTACGGCAAGGTGAACCCCAACAGCGGCAGTGGAGTGAGCAACCCCAAGTCCTCGACCAACGCCCCCGGCACGACCGCTGGCTCCGGGACGGGCGGTCCGTATGCGATCTGTATCCCCACTACGGGCCAATGCTACGCGTATGAAGAGTTTGAGTATGTCGACACCGGCTACCTCTTTTTCATGTGTATCTGGGCGGTCTTTCTCCTGGTGTTTGTTTATTACCTTGCAAAGCGCCGTGCGAAGCTCGAGTATGGCATTCTGCTTCTCTTTTCGATTG TCCAGTTTATCGGTTTTGCGGTGGGATCTGTCGGCAAACTGCATGTCATGATGGTCATGTACTCGGTGGCCATGTCGATTATGATGTGCCTTGTCTACCTGCTCTATGCACGGTG GGCTCGTCTGGCCGACCAGTGCTATGGACGCCAGATCTTTGACCTCGGCATGTTCCACCCCGGCTTTATTGCCTTTTTCCTGGTGCTAACCGCTGCGACGATCGGTGTCGAGTCGTGGCGCTACTACTACATCTGGCCGGTGCACGTCGCGATCTACTTTGCGATTTGGGTGGCGATCTTGGTCGCCATTGCGCGCCACCGCAAGCTGAAAGGCGAGTTCAAGTACGGTACCGTGGCTACCGACCTGCTCGAAGGCCAGTTTGTCCAGGAGCGCGTGATTGTGACGCACCCCCAGCTGGATATT ATGTTGACGATtctcgtcgtgctcgcgtcgctcatGCTCCTCAAGGCCGTGTTCCTGACGGTGATTGGGTACTCGTGGGACTACACCAATGTCTTTTTCCAGGTGTTCTGCGTGCTCCCTGACCTCGGCCTGTGTGTCATTCTCGCGACGTTCGGGTCGATCGACCTGTTTGAGACGTCGCAGTACCGCTCCGGCACGTAcgacagcgacgacgacctccCCCTGGATTCCGACCAGAGCTCCAAGAGGTAG
- a CDS encoding uncharacterized protein (EggNog:ENOG503NUC9; COG:T), with product MSAGTEETRALPVNEEEIQDGSQASDSSKLKTLLTILKRTVGVKDLASLRLSLPAHLLEPMPNLEYWNYQDRADFFVSIGDYEDPLDRMLATVRYSVTKELKFVYGRVCKPYNSILGEHFRCHWDVAPLTVNAQGEHRPSEALNTQQPLALKLPGQGAAPSSGRRRVIYLTEQVSHHPPISSYYYDCPEAGLSMVGVDQVSAKFTGTAVRIYPGEFNQGMFITLGPNVRAQNAVGEEYRITHPAGAIFGLFRGSFWPAVTDTATITCTPPRGSQTYLRAIIEYKEESWLSKPKYAVEGCIYTYEPGQPSASYSALKEVPSKNVVVQLQGTWRGVITWKRKGEKTAHPLVNLADLQPCPRDVRPIDAQDAWESRRIWKDVTDAIVGQQYSRATQLKQQVEQRQRELAAERKKTGAEFVPQFFERDVASGRPRLTNAGRAAVEEERRRPAGAAGAARPAPARDEDNFEDAPSF from the exons ATGTCAGCAGGTACCGAGGAGACGCGGGCGCTTCCTGTGAACGAGGAGGAGATCCAGGATGGGTCGCAGGCGTCTGACTCGAGCAAGCTCAAGACGCTTCTCACAATTCTCAAGCGAACGGTCGGCGTAAAGGATTTGGCGTCGCT CCGCCtctcgctgccggcgcaTTTGCTCGAACCGATG CCGAATCTCGAGTATTGGAACTACCAgg ATCGCGCCGACTTTTTTGTGAG CATTGGCGACTACGAGGACCCCCTCGACCGCATGCTCGCGACGGTGCGCTACTCGGTGACGAAGGAGCTCAAATTTGTGTACGGACGCGTGTGTAAGCCATACAACTCGATCCTG GGCGAGCATTTCCGCTGCCACTGGGACGTGGCGCCGCTCACGGTCAACGCGCAGGGCGAGCACCGcccgagcgaggcgctgaaTACGCAGCAGCCGCTTGCGCTCAAGCTTCCTGGCcagggcgcggcgccgtcgagcggccgccggcgggtAATCTACCTCACGGAGCAGGTGTCGCACCACCCTCCGATTTCGTCGTACTACTACGACTGCCCCGAGGCCGGCCTCTCGatggtcggcgtcgaccaGGTGAGCGCCAAGTTTACCGGCACCGCCGTCCGCATCTACCCTGGCGAGTTTAACCAGGGCATGTTTATCACGCTCGGCCCCaacgtgcgtgcgcagaaCGCGGTGGGCGAAGAGTACCGCATCACGCACCCCGCGGGCGCCATCTTTGGCCTGTTCCGCGGCAGCTTCTGGCCGGCAGTGACGGACACGGCGACGATTAcatgcacgccgccgcgcggcagccAGACGTACCTGCGTGCGATCATCGAATACAAGGAGGAGAGCTGGCTGTCCAAGCCCAAGTATGCCGTCGAAGGGTGTATCTACACCTACGAGCCGGGGCAGCCCTCGGCGTCGTACTCGGCGCTAAAGGAAGTTCCCTCGAAAAacgtcgtcgtccagctGCAAGGCACCTGGCGCGGCGTCATTACGTGGAAGCGCAAGGGCGAAAAGACGGCGCATCCGCTCGTGAACCTCGCGGATCTGCAGCCATGTCCCCGGGACGTGCGTCCGATCGACGCACAGGATGCGTGGGAGTCGCGGCGCATTTGGAAAGACGTCACAGACGCCATCGTCGGGCAGCAGtactcgcgcgcgacgcagctcaagcagcaggtcgagcagcgccagcgcgaaCTCGCTGCAGAGCGCAAAAAGACCGGCGCCGAGTTCGTGCCGCAGTTCTTTGAGCGCGACGTTGCGTCCGGCCGCCCACGGCTCACCAAcgcaggccgcgcggcagtggaagaggagcgccgccggccggccggcgccgccggcgccgcacgccctGCGCCCGCCAGGGACGAGGACAACTTTGAGGACGCCCCTTCGTTTTAG
- a CDS encoding uncharacterized protein (TransMembrane:8 (i7-25o31-49i126-148o184-201i222-245o306-326i338-364o370-393i); EggNog:ENOG503P9QU) yields the protein MHATSAFETFVLAPLVVLGVVYNVVQLVPSVYLPPSLGLGYASDLFLLWQQRTTVSMQALREAFLPHGALGRMPLVQQWRERFGEEGIERLLWRLSSVDGRKLYLVLGASPVLACSFCSSRGDYELYAILTLLGPYLATAVLLALLTIPPKGTLPRAFQWLVGGENAPPTSVTAHYSREASRTSAMSVLVAAFAAEVFLILRADMLGAVHGRWEHWHANAHLARHTLFLVLILLVYPAVVVIRALRGLSVTAAHFDAVLEQAAHQTAKTSGKEATCYAGGHIISFGSFGNGYNGVGGISFVDQFFLGYYSGFEGLVYHALFLFSLANRKFNFIFDRGMSSLGTVITVVFLGLVMIMVVVTMSSLMFFKSIFLIICFVVPRIYGAIFFTVFCILPDLVFSVMMAIPSVVNAFDMTQYETPEEVQHREPLQMEEQK from the exons ATGCACGCGACGAGTGCTTTTGAGACCTTTGTCCTCGCACCGCTCGTGGTGCTGGGCGTGGTGTACAATGTAGTCCAGCTGGTTCCGTCTGTATATCTCCCGCCATCGCTGGGGCTGGGGTACGCAAGCGACCTCTTTTTGCTCtggcagcagcgcacgacCGTCTCGATGCAAGCGCTCCGCGAGGCGTTCCTGCCCCATGGCGCGCTGGGGCGCATGCCACTCGTCCAGCAATggcgcgagcgctttgGCGAAGAGGggatcgagcgcctgctttGGCGCCtgtcgagcgtcgacgGAAGG AAACTGTATTTGGTTCTCGGCGCATCACCGGTCCTTGCGTGCTCGTTCTGCTCGTCCAGGGGCGACTATGAGCTGTACGCTATTCTCACACTGCTTGGGCCCTACCTCGCTACAGCCGTGCTCCTTGCACTGCTGACCATACCCCCCAAGGGCACCTTGCCGCGTGCTTTTCAGTGGCTCGTCGGCGGTGAAAACGCCCCGCCGACCTCGGTCACGGCGCACTACTCGCGCGaggcctcgcgcacgtcggccATGTCTGTGCTTGTCGCGGCATTTGCCGCAGAAGTGTTTCTCATCCTGCGCGCAGACATGCTCGGCGCAGTGCACGGACGCTGGGAACAT TGGCACGCCAATGCACACCTCGCGCGGCATACCCTCTTTCTCGTGCTGATCCTGTTGGTCTAC CCAGCAGTAGTCGTCATTCGTGCGCTTCGGGGCCTTTCGGTGACTGCGGCACACTTTGAcgccgtcctcgagcaggcaGCACACCAGACTGCCAAGACCTCTGGAAAGGAGGCAAC TTGTTATGCCGGTGGCCATATTATCAGTTTTGGCAGCTTCGGTAATGGCTACAACGGTGTCGGAGGCATTTCCTTTGTCGACCAGTTCTTTCTTGGATACTACAGTGGCTTTGAGGGCCTCGTTTACCACG CCCTGTTCCTGTTCTCGCTGG CTAACCGCAAGTTCAATTT CATCTTTGACCGTGGCATGTCCAGTCTGGGCACAGTTATTACGGTGGTGTTCCTCGGCTTGGTC ATGATTATGGTCGTGGTCACGATGAGCTCGCTAATGTTCTTCAAGTCGATTTTCCTTATTATCTGCTTCGTCGTGCCTCGCATATACGGAGCCATCTTTTTCACGGTCTTTTGTATCCTTCCAGACCTGGTCTTTAGCGTCATGATGGCGATTCCCTCTGTTGTGAACGCATTTGACATGACACAGTACGAGACACCAGAAGAAGTGCAGCACCGTGAACCTCTTCAAATGGAGGAGCAAAAGTAA
- a CDS encoding uncharacterized protein (TransMembrane:1 (o33-60i)), which produces MVANTYVMTILYLTADIAYGKNIFDRGIHHPGFITFMIVFGLGLAVLSVFYALVTSIVLLSSLINK; this is translated from the exons ATGGTCGCTAATACTTACGTCATGACAATCTTGTACTTG ACAGCCGACATCGCCTATGGCAAGAACATCTTTGACCGCGGTATCCACCACCCTGGCTTTATTACATTTATGATTGTATTCGGGCTGGGTCTCGCTGTTCTGAGCGTGTTTTATGCGCTCGTTACCTCGATTGTATTGCTT TCAAGTCTCATCAACAAATAA
- a CDS encoding uncharacterized protein (TransMembrane:4 (o6-30i42-59o65-90i97-115o)) encodes MAQFTAFLIGTVGYGRVMVNIYTVGLSMQMTNIADVSYSQRLFNFGMLHPAMLVFVTFLEVANPFVMIVTVIIMASLMLFKSVFLLALFFARKYSNIFFTVFCILPDLFFTFMVGRAEIVDDFEVAQYRPQFEKPYIHPVIDVAEN; translated from the exons ATGG CCCAGTTTACGGCCTTCCTCATCGGCACCGTCGGATATGGCCGTGTCATGGTGAACATTTATACGGTCGGTCTGTCTATGCAGAT GACCAACATTGCTGATGTCTCGTACAGTCAGCGGCTGTTTAACTTTGGCATGCTCCACCCGGCCATGCTCGTCTTTGTGACGTTTCTTG AGGTGGCCAACCCATTCGTG ATGATCGTGACGGTGATCATTATGGCATCGCTTATGCTCTTCAAATCCGTCTTTCTTTTGGCGCTCTTCTTTGCGAGGAAGTACTCCAACATCTTTTTCACCGTGTTTTGTATCCTTCCCGACTTGTTCTTTACCTTTATGGTCGGCCGGGCTGAGATTGTGGACGACTTTGAAGTCGCGCAATACAGGCCACAGTTTGAGAAGCCATATATTCACCCTGTTATCGATGTCGCTGAGAACTAG
- a CDS encoding uncharacterized protein (EggNog:ENOG503P0D8; COG:U) produces the protein MDDVGVVPALALPPPLERGLALLSPEKEPVFDVDAFLCSRTYGQDVQTILKELRTYSHTLQERLVQVIHDKYRDFVALATMLNVDAGRIKALGGDTDMEKARGVLQELRAALGGIQDELEREREASAQARIDKRNLTALLDIDAGLDRVQAALRGTHVPIADAALDEVLGKGTESNETDVPEPTSDAPLVDRMREALREYLCVADLLDKVDTETYAAFLAALQPRVHAARRALGTESETLLQDALHTLLHDTTDAEGLSALDLGLQTSRALDASATHAALVQMERGLVAPLLSRGHTENVLSADVYADEAERAQLHTLTGLMFGDAADCAAAAPLLRVLDGILQTAQSLKSVSRISERVGGGALDVFNDVLWRTASGKLMDEHGGTLFFVGRPDAFHRNYTLVQHFLEALVRAAPSKRAAAAFRAHEATKALERRWQLSAFFHLRARETVTDLEAALRTPAPAAGFVHGGFAHLLHAFLQPWRKTRHVPVLAAREWRLSLHILSRYATWLASVTPAASESDTPSRSVTPNAPSDDGMTPEEVRHLQSQAALLSDARLFEERVRTSFRAFILPKILGEHEAEAVRAAVSDALDASLGHAEPLAPRIGRVVVAALQRKCAEPLRHVRAASSQFRALAAKQGAPQASAFIPQIFLPLRQFLGDGAVAKDVRQAWASEVIDSTLARYTSAVQTITRNLESLRRLKRGTPALQDEGGDSGVYAQLRADIAALRADVAALEKEGDIVVESGAWASLEASVAEA, from the exons ATGGACGACGTGGGTGTCGtgccggcgctggcgcttccgccgccgctcgagcgcggcctggcgctgctgTCGCCGGAGAAAGAGCCTGTGTTTGATGTAGACGCATTCCTGTGCTCGCGCACGTACGGACAGGACGTGCAGACGATCCTCAAAGAGCTCCGCACCTACAGCCATACGCTGCAGGAGCGGCTCGTGCAGGTGATCCACGACAAGTACCGTGACTTTGTGGCGCTTGCGACAATGCTGAATGtcgacgccgggcgcatcaaggcgctcggcggtgaTACGGACATGGAAAAagcacgcggcgtgctccaggagctgcgggcggcgcttggGGGAATCCAGGAcgagctggagcgcgagcgcgaggccagcgcgcaggcgcgcatcgacaAG CGCAATCTCACTGCATTGCTCGATATCGACGCAGGCCTTGACCgcgtgcaggcggcgctccgtgGAACACACGTCCcgatcgccgacgcggccctcgacgaggtgctcggcaaggGGACAGAGAGCAACGAGACAGACGTGCCCGAGCCGAcaagcgacgcgccgcttgTGGACCGCATGCGCGAGGCACTGCGCGAGTACTtgtgcgtcgccgacctgctcgacaagGTCGATACCGAGACCTATGCGGCGTTTCTTGCCGCACTCCAACCGCgtgtgcacgccgcgcgccgcgcgctcggcaccgagAGCGAGACGCTCCTTCAGGACGCACTACATACCCTGCTCCATGATAccaccgacgccgagggGCTCAGCGCACTGGACCTCGGCCTGCAGACaagccgcgcgctcgacgcaagcgcgacgcatgcggcgctcgtacagatggagcgcggcctcgtcgccccGCTCCTCTCCCGAGGCCATACAGAAAACGTGCTGAGCGCCGACGTCTATGCGGACGAAGCCGAGCGCGCACAGCTGCATACTCTCACGGGCCTCATGTttggcgacgcggccgactgcgccgccgccgcgccgctcctgcgGGTGCTTGATGGGATCCTGCAGACCGCACAGAGCCTAAAAAGCGTGAGCCGCATCTCCGAGCGCGTTGGTGGCGGCGCCCTCGACGTATTCAACGATGTCCtctggcgcacggcctcgggcaAGCTTATGGATGAGCACGGAGGCACGCTCTTCTTTGTCGGCCGCCCCGACGCGTTCCACCGCAACTATacgctcgtgcagcattttctcgaggcgcttgtgcgtgctgcgccgtcgaagcgcgccgcggctgcgtTTCGCGCGCACGAAGCGACGaaagcgctcgagcggcgctggcAGCTCAGTGCCTTTTTCCATCTAcgtgcgcgcgagacgGTCACCGACCTGGAAGCAGCGCTACggacgcccgcgccggccgctgGCTTTGTGCACGGTGGCTTTGCGCACCTCTTGCACGCCTTTTTGCAGCCGTGGCGCAAGACACGGCATGTCCctgtgctcgccgcgcgcgagtggCGCCTGAGCCTGCATATCCTCAGCCGGTACGCGACGTGGCTCGCGTCGGTCACCCCCGCGGCGTCCGAAAGCGATAcgccctcgcgcagcgtgacGCCCAACGCCCCGAGCGACGACGGGATGACGCCAGAAGAGGTGCGGCATTTGCAGAGCCAAgcggcgctcctctcgGACGCGCGGCTCTTTGaagagcgcgtgcgcacgtcctTCCGTGCGTTTATCCTGCCCAagatcctcggcgagcacgaggcggaggcggtgcgtgcggccgtgtctgatgcgctcgacgcgtcgctcgggcATGCCGAGCCGCTTGCGCCCCGCATCGGGCGTGTGGtcgttgcggcgctgcagcgcaagtGTGCCGAGCCGCTCCGGCACGTCCGTGCGGCCAGCTCGCAGTTCCGTGCGCTGGCCGCGAAGCAAGGTGCGCCACAAGCGAGCGCGTTTATCCCCCAGATCTTTTTGCCCCTGCGCCAGTTTCTTGGCGACGGCGCTGTGGCCAAGGATGTGCGGCAGGCGTGGGCGAGCGAGGTGATCGACAGCACGCTGGCGCGGTACACTTCGGCCGTGCAGACCATTACGCGGAacctcgagtcgctgcgccggctaAAGCGCGGCACGCCTGCGCTCCAAGACGAGGGCGGGGATTCGGGTGTCTATGCCCAGCTACGTGCGGATATTGCGGCGCTACGTGCGGAtgttgcggcgctcgaaaAAGAAGGCGACATTGTGGTAGAGAGCGGTGCGTGGGCGAGTCTCGAGGCGAgtgtcgccgaggcgtag